From the Glutamicibacter halophytocola genome, the window AAAGGGGGCCGGTTTTTCTTAATAGGATCAGCGTCACAAAGGCAAAATTTCCCCCGGAAACATCCAACAAAATCTTGCTTGAATTCCCGTTCATGGAAAACACCTATGTATATCGATAACTGCTGACAGGTAGCGTCTATATAAATTTTTCCATGACGAATTCTCCTCAATCACAAAATACGCGAACTGAGCAATTAGCCCACGAAAAAGCGGCCAAGAGTAAAAAGCCATCACGCCGAACGGTACTCATCGGGTCGCTGGCGGTACTCGCCTCAGCAGGTGGCGGTGCAGGATGGGCGCTGGATCGATTTGTTATCGAGCATGTTGAGCAAACCGGTGTCACCAGTGCCGCCGCAACATCTGCGACGACCGCTTCCGAGACTGCGGCAAGTGTCACTGATACCAGCTACACCTCGAATCTTGCCAAGATCAATATCACCAAAACCGTCACGGGCAGTGGCAGTAATCAAGTGACCTACTTTGCAGCCGACCTCAAGCTTCAACAAGGAACCGTGCTGGCTTCTGCCTTTGCCAAGGACAGCTTTGGCGAGAACATCACTGAGACCACCAGTGCCATCGCAGAGAACAACTCAGCAGTATTTGCCATCAACGGCGACTACTACGGATTCCGGGACACGGGCATTGTCATTCGCAACGGCGTAGCCTACAGGGATAAAGGCGCCCGTGAAGGACTGGCATTCTACAAGGATGGCAGCGCCAAGGTTTACGACGAAACCACTACTAACGCAGACACGCTGGTCTCCGAGGGCGTCTGGCAAACTCTGTCTTTCGGCCCTGCCGTCGTCAAGAACTCGAAACAAGTTGACGGCATTGACCAGGTTGAGGTTGATACCAACTTCGGCAACCACTCGATCCAAGGTCAACAACCACGAACCGCCGTTGGCATCATTGATGAGAAGCATTTCGTTTTCGTCGTTGTCGATGGTCGCTCGGAAGGCTATAGCCTCGGGGTGACGATGCCGGAACTGGCCCAAATCATGCTGGATCTGGGGTGCGAAACTGCTTACAACATTGACGGCGGCGGATCTTCGACCATGTTCTTCAACGGGCAGCTGGTTAACAATCCTCTGGGCCGTAATCAAGAGCGAGGCACCTCTGACATTCTCTTTATCGCGGGGCAGGGGGAGATGCAATGATTCTCCTGATCCCAGCATATGAACCCGACGAAAAGCTCAACCAGCTCATTGAGTCGCTAGAACTGCAGAGCAACGAAACGATCCTGGTCCTTGTTGACGATGGCAGCGGAGCAGAATCGGTGGAAATTTTCACCTACGCCCAGCGCCAAGGAGCGGTCCTCATCCAGCATCCGGTCAACATGGGAAAAGGGGCCGCGCTAAAGACCGGTTTCAGCTTCATCGCCGAAAACTTCCCTGGGCATGATGTTGTGACGGCTGACTGCGACGGCCAGCATGCTGCCGAGGATATTTACGCTGTGGCAAGGCAGGTGGGCAGCAAAAAGGGCATCGTTCTTGGCGAACGTGAATTCTCCGGGAAAATACCCCTGCGCAGCCGATTGGGGAACAAGGTCACCACATTGTTCTTCGCGCTATCCACCGGTACGTGGCTCAACGACACCCAAACTGGACTGCGTGGATTCCCAGCAGAAGTACTTGAATGGCTGGGAAGCGTGGACGGCGAGCGCTATGAATACGAATTGAACATGCTCCTTGAAGCGCGCAGGAAGAATATCGCTCTTGAATCGGTCAAGATACAGACCATCTACCTCAACGACAATGAGAGTTCACACTTCAGGCCCATCAGGGATTCGATACGGATTTATGCGCCACTGCTGAAGTTCTCTGCATCTTCGCTGGCAGGGTTCGTGGTGGACACTCTTCTGCTTATGGTGTTCACGGCGATATTCAATAACTTGTTGCCGGCAGTGGTCCTGGCGCGACTCGGAAGCGCAGCGGTGAACTATTGGATCAATCGACAATTGGTGTTCGCCGAAGGCCGTTCGTTGCCGATGCGGTCAACTGTGGCTCGGTACGCGCTGCTGGCACTGGTGCTGCTGGCATTGAATTATGAGTTGCTGACACTGCTCTCAACTGCTGGAATCCCTCTGCTGTTCGCAAAGATTGTCACGGAGATTGTCTTGTTCCTGGCGAGCTTCTCAATCCAAAAGCGGTTTTTGTTTCGACAGCGACGTCAGCGGGAGGTGCCAATTCAAAATTCACAAGCGGGGCATTTGGTGAATACAGAATCGCCACAGACAGGTATTGAAAGATAGTCATATACCCTCCATCGAACAGTAATAAATTACTGCCAATCCTTTTTTGAATTAAGAAAGAATGCTCATGAAACGCTTATTTAAAGCCAAGGCGCTAAGTTCAGTAGCCGCTTTATCGCTTGCACTGGCAATGACCGGCTGTGCGAGTAGCGGCAGTGGAACCACGGTCTCAGATGTCATCAATGCAACCAGCAGTGCCAGTAGCGCAGCCACAGTCGCCGAAAGCACTAGCTCGGCGAGTGGTGATTCTTCGGTTTCGGCAACGGACGTTTCGGAAGACACCCACTTTGACGAGGACGATCTGCAGTGGGATGCCGATACGGAAACAACAGTAGACCTCGCCGATGGAAGCACGAAGGCCTCGGGGACCGGCTCAGACGGTGTCTCCGTGGACGGGGATACCGTCACCATTAGCGCTGCGGGCACCTACCGGCTATCTGGTTCGCTCAGCGACGGCAAGGTGGTGGTTGCGGCAGGCAAGGAAGACGTGGTCCGAATTATTCTGGACAATGCCTCGATCAGCAGCTCGACCGGTTCGGCAATCCAGGTTGATGAGTCCAATGAGACCCTCCTCTACCTTGAAGATGGCACGAGCAACTCCGTATCGGATGCCAGTACCTATGCAGATACCGCCGAGGATGCTGCGAACGCAGCGATCTACTCGATGGCGGACCTGACCATTGCCGGTGAGGGCTCCTTGGATGTCAAGGGAAATTACCAAGATGGCATTGTGAGCAAAGACGGGCTGGTAATCGCTTCGGGCCAACTGACGGTTACATCGGCAGATGATGGAATCAAGGGCAAGGACTACGTTGCGCTGCTTGGCGGACACGTCGAGATTACCGCCACTGGGGATGGCATCAAATCAACAAATGACACAGATGCTGACCGGGGCTGGCTCCATCAGTATGGCGGCCAGCTGAACGTTTCGGCCGGTGACGACGGCATCAAGGCCGAGCAGCTTTTGACGCTCAGCGGGGGAGCTGCCACGGTCGCCAATTCAAATGAGGGGCTGGAAGCGCCAACTATCAACCTGAGCGGCGCAACGGTGAACGTGACTGCCAGTGACGACGGCGTCAACGCAACTGCCGGCAGCTCCGAGAATGCTGCTCAGGGTGGTGGCGGGGCAATGGATGCCTCACAGGATGCCCACCTGAATATTTCTGGCGGCAAGGTCACCATCTCTGCCGAAGGCGACGGGTTGGATTCCAATGGGGACATCTCAATCACCGGCGGCACTACTGTTGTCAACGGCCCAACCAATGGCGGCAACGGGGCACTGGACTCGAATGGCGATATCTCGGTCGACGGCGGTGTGCTGTTTGCCGCGGGTAGCGATGGCATGGCAGAAGGCCTAGGCGAGACCTCAAAGCAGTCCGGTGTCCAGGCTTCCTTGGGAACGACCGTCGATGCAGGCGTCGCCATTCACATTGTTGATTCCAGTGGCAGCGTGGTTGCCAGTTTTGTGACTTCAAAGGCAACAGCCAACGTGGTGTATTCCAGCTCTGAGATCGTAGACGGGGACACCTACAGCATCTACTCCGGAGGAACGGCCGATGTCGATGCGGGTCTGGGGGCCGGTAGCATCACGGATGCGACGAAGGTGGCAACTGCGACCGCTGGAGAATTCGAGTCCGGAATGGGCGGCGGCATGGGCGGCCAGGGTGGCGGTCCTGGCGGCCAGTAAAAACCATAACTTGCAGGGTTGGCATGGAAACTGAACCCCGTTGCCCCAATCATGAGCTGGGGCAGCGGGGTTCAGTGCCGTTAATGGCAAAGCGCCGGGTCTATCGTTCGCAGACGACGAGGGTCTTGGCGTCTTGCAGCAATGTGCGGGCCTGTGCCGGGGCAATGCGAACAAGCGCAAAGGCTGCAATGACGAGGCCTGTGACCGTTGAGGCGAGGCGCTGTTGGACGATTGGATCGAGACCGCTCCGGCTCGCATGAATGCCACGGTTAAATGCGGCTTCCAATTCCTCGCGATAAGCCTGGATGACCTTGGATACGTGCGAGTCGGTTGACAGCGGGGAATTGGCCGTATTAATCAGCAAGCATCCATTGCTTGTTGGCAGCGCATCTGGTTGGCTGAAAATGGAACTGAGCCCGTCCAGGTATTCGATGAGTGCATTGGACTCGACATGGTCGGCGGTCAGCGGCTGCAGGCGCGGACGGACGATTTCGTCCAGATAGCTTTGGACCGCAGCGTCAAAGAGGCCTCGTTTTGAGCCAAAGGTGTTGTAGATGCTCGAGCGGCTCAGGCCTGTGGCTGCTTCGAGTTCCGGGATGGAAGCTGCTTCGAATCCCTTGGCCCAAAACACCGATCGCGCATTCTTGACGACGGCGGAACTGTCGAACGCTAGTGTTCTTGCCATCACACACCTCTCTACTTTCGGAAACGACCATTACAGTATATATTGAAATGGACGTTACAGAATGCTTGTTCCTCTCAGACTTCCAGGAGCTCCGCCTCATGATTATCACCGCACTCGTGTTGGCCGCCGTGGCCGCATTGATCCATGTGTACATTTTCTTCATGGAATCCTTGTGGTGGACCACCGCCAAGGTTCGCGCCACATTTGGTTCCACCGAGGCCGAGGCCGAGGCGACCAAGGAGATGGCGTTCAACCAGGGCTTCTACAACCTGTTCCTCGCGATCGCCACATTCGCCGGCATCATCTTCCACATCGCAGGGCAGCCGGCTATCGGCTCCACTCTGGTCTTCACGGGAACCGGCTCAATGCTGCTTGCAGCCTTGGTTTTGATCATCTCCAGCCCGTCAAAGGCTTCGGCAGCAATCAAGCAAGGCGTATTCCCGCTGCTCGCTGTCATCGCACTAGTCGCCGGCCTGGCACTCTAAGTTTTCAAACCCGAAAAAATTCGATTACGGAAAGGTACTCATCACCATGAGCGAAACCACCAGCACCCAGATCCATCTCGCAAGCCGCCCTACCGGATGGCCAACCAATGAAAACTTCACCGTCGAGCATGTCGAACTCGCAGTGCTGAATGCCGGAGAAGTCCGGGTGCGCAATGAATTCATTTCCGTTGATCCATACATGCGTGGACGCATGAACGACACCCGCTCCTACGTGAAGCCATTCCAGATCGGCGAACAGATCTCCGGCGGCGCGGTAGGACGGGTCATCGCTTCGGAAGACAGCTCCCTTCCAGTGGGCACCCTGGTTCTCCACCAGCTCGGCTGGTCGGATCTGGTCCAAGCTCCAGCAGCCAGCTTCAAGGAAATCCCAGACCTGCCAGGCGTGCCCAGCTCGCTGCGCCTGCATATTCTGGGCATGACCGGTTTGACCGCCTACGTTGGCCTGAAAGCCATCGCAGGACTTGTTGAAGGCGAAACCGTATTCATCTCCGGTGCAGCCGGTGCTGTGGGCACCGCAGCCGGCCAGATCGCAAAGCTCATGGGAGCCAAGCGCGTCATCGGTTCCGCGGGCAGCGCTGAAAAGGTCGAGCTGCTGACCAGCAAGTACGGCTACGACGCGGCCTTCAACTACAAGGACGGCGACGTTCGTGGGCAGCTGGCGGCAGCCGCTCCTGAAGGAATTGACGTTTTCTTCGACAACGTGGGCGGCGACCACCTCGAAGCAGCACTGGCAGCCTTCAACGATGGCGGCCGCGCGGCCCTGTGCGGTGCCATCGCCAGCTACAACACCACCGAACCAACCCCAGGCCCAGAGAACATGGCCAACCTGATCACTCGCGGCCTGAAGCTGCAGGGCTTCACCTTGTCGAGCTACTTGAACTACGGCGAAGAATTCTCCGCGCTGATGGGTCAGTGGTTCGCTGAAGGCAAGATCGCATACGACGAAACCATTGTCGACGGCATTGAAAACACCGTTCAGGCTTTCCTGGACATGATGGGCGGCGCCAACACCGGCAAGATGCTGGTACGCATCTAGCAGATCGAGCGCCAAATATCAGCGAAACGCGGGGCCAGCCAGAAGCATCTGGTTGGCCCCGCGCCTCGTTAACCCATGTCCTGGCAGCCGTGGCTTCTGGTTCAGGCCAGTTCGGGAAGGCGCACCATGCGCACGTCGGTGATCAGCGGGGCCGTCGGATCCTGAACCGCCTGGCCATCAAACTCGAAACCATTGCGCTTGTAGAAAGCGATGGCCCTGGGGTTTTGCTCCGCCACCCACAGCATGGCGGGCTGATCGCCGAGTGCGGCATCGATCAATTGTTGGCCCGCGCCGGACCCGTGATGATCATTGAGCAGATACAGATTGTAGAGTTGACGCTCGATACCTTCGGGAACGGCGACAGCGTCTTGCGAGCACGCTGCAGCAAAGGAAAAGCCAATCAGCTCACCGTCCTCGTTGCAGGCCAGGGCAAGATGGAAGCCGGGATTCGGATCGCCGAGAATCCTTCGCCACATGCCGATTCGTTGTTGAAGATGGGCGGCATCGAAAAAGCCTTCCGGCAACAATCCGCTATAGGCCTGTTTCCAGCACGCAACATGCAGGGCAGCAAGCTCCATGGCATCCTCGAGCGCCGGTTTCCTCAGCGTGTAGCTCATTTGGAGCCATCCGCATACTGCTTCAAGTGGATTCCGGTGAGCGTGCCGGATGCGGCCAGTGCTTCGGCGGTGCCTTCAAAAACGATCTGCCCGCCTTCGTGGCCCGCGCCAGGGCCCAGGTCGATGACCCAGTCGGCATGGGCAACAACGGCGAGGTGATGCTCGATGACGATGACTGTGTTGCCTTCGTCGACCATTTCATCGAGCAAGCCCAGCAAATTCTGGACATCGGCCATATGAAGACCGGTGGTTGGTTCATCGAGCACATAGGTGCCAGATCCCTTGCCCAGGTTGATTGCCAGCTTGATCCGTTGGCGCTCTCCACCAGAGAGCGTATTCAACCGCTGTCCAAGCTTGAGATAGCCAAGTCCAACTTGGTTCAGCCTGGTCAGCATCGGCTTGGCCTTGGGGATCTTCAGCTGTTCCAGCGCCTGCTCCATGCTCAGATCCAGAACCTCGCTGATGTTGAGGCCATCCAGAGTGTAGTTCAAGACCTCAGCGGTAAAACGGGTGCCTTCGCACACCTCGCAGGGCAGGGCCACTCCAGCCATGGACACCAGGTCGGTATAGGTGAAGCCGACACCCTTGCAACCCGGGCAGGCCCCTTCGGAATTTGCGCTGAATAATGCCGGCTTGACCGAGTTGGCTTTGGCAAAAGCCGCGCGAATAGGATCCATGATCCCGGTATAGGTTGCCGGGTTCGAACGCCGCGAACCACGAATGGCGCTCTGATCCACGACCGCTACGTCTTCACGCTTGGAAATTGTGGAGTGGATCAACGTGGACTTGCCTGAGCCGGCGACTCCGGTCACGGCGCACAGCACACCGGTGGGGACGTCAACATCCACATTCTTGAGGTTATGTGTCGAAGCGCCCCGGATTTCCATGGCGCCAGTCGAGGTACGGGGTAGGGAGTTGAGCGGAACCCGCGTGGAGAAGTGCTGGCCGGTCAGTGATTCACTGGCCAGTAGGCCGGGCACGTCACCGCTATAGCACAAGGTGCCACCATGCGTACCCGCACCTGGACCCAAGTCCACGACATGGTCGGCAATCCTGATGACCTCAGGCTTGTGTTCAACGACGAGGACCGTATTTCCCTTGTTCCGCAAGTTGGCCAAGAGGACGTTCATTCGCTGGATGTCATGGGGGTGCAATCCCACGGTAGGTTCGTCAAAGACATAGGTCACATCCGACAGCGCACTGCCAAGGTGCCGGATCATCTTGACGCGTTGGGCTTCGCCGCCGGATAACGTGCCTGCAGGCCGATCCAGTGAAAGATAGCCCAGCCCAAGATCGACCATCGAGCTCAGGACCGCGCCCAGATTCGTGAGGAGCGGAGCAGCATCGGCAATCTGGATCCTCGCCAGTTCACCGGCTAACTCCGAAACCTGCATGGCCGCCATGTCGGCAATGCCCAAGCCGTTGATTTTTGAAGCACGGGCCTTTTCGCCCAGCCGGGAGCCATTGCAGGCAGCGCACGGTGCGGTTGTGGAAATGCGATCGATCCACTCTCGGATATGAGCCTGCTTGATTTCACGGCCGGAAAGAATGTAGTTGGACTTGATGCGCGTGATCAGCCCGGAATAGCTCATGTTCGCCCCGTTTAGCTTGACCTTGCCGTCCTCGGCATAGAGCAACCGATCGAGCATCTGCTTGGACAGGTCCTTGAGCTTCACATCAAGATCGACTTGCGTGCCCGCGGTCAGGGTTTGCCACAGCCAAGCGCCCGGGGTGAAGTTCGGAGCCTTGATAGCCCCTTCATTCAGGGTCTTATCCCAATCAAGGAGCTCATCCAGATCAATGCTGGCTTCCGTGCCGAACCCCTCGCACACCGGGCAGGCGCCTTGGCCAAGGTTGAACGAATAGGCTCCCGCTCCGCCGGCGCTCGGTGACGAGTAGCGCGAGAACAACACGCGCAAGAGCGAATAGGCATCGGTCGCGGTACCTACCGTGGAGCGAGAATTAGAACCCATTCGCTCCTGGTCCACCACAATGGCCGCCGACAAGTTTTCCAGGACCTCGACATCGGGGCGCGGCATCGACGGCATGAAGTTCTGGATGAAGGAAGTGTACGTTTCGTTGATCAGCCGCTGCGACTCGGCGGCAATCGTCCCGAAGACCAGCGAAGACTTTCCGGATCCCGAAACACCGGTAAATGCGGTAATCCGGCGCTTGGGAATATCAACGTCGATGCCTTTGAGGTTATTTTCCCTCGCTTGACGGACTCGGATCATGTCATGGGCGTCGGCAGGATGCAGGTTCATAACGCCAACTTTACTAACTGGCAAGCCCGGCGGATACCCGGCTTCACCGGAGCCCTGATGGCCGCTGCCGCTCGGGAAGCTACTTGGACTCCCGGTGTTTGCGCTCGCCGTCAGGGTGCGAGGATCGAAGCCTTGCGCAGATTTTGGATTTTTCCTTAATTCTGTACCGGCAACCGGGTGGATCCTTTGCTTCATTTGTTCTGCGGCGCACACGCAATGACGAAGAAGTTCGAACATTGCGAATGAATTGCATAGATCTTGTGGCGAATCTTCGAAAATAGGCGGTACCCTTGGAATTCCCTAGTGATTCACAAGATTTCCGGGTTGCTCTTCGCCGCATTATCATTATCGAGGCGTGTGCTACGACACATTAGTGGCATCTCGACCTGACGCATGATCCCGAACCATCAAAAGGACCTTCATGAAGCTGCTGAAATCTATTCCCTTGCTTGGCTGGGTGCTTGTCGCCATCGTCCTGGGCATCCTGCTGGGCCCGGTAATGCCGGTATGGCTGGGAAGCTTGTTCCTGACCTACAATTCGATTTTCTCGGGTTTCCTGGGCTTCGTGGTTCCGCTGATCATTTTCGGCCTCGTTGCGCCGGCCATTGCTGAACTCGGCAAAGGGGCAGGGAAGTGGCTTGGCATCACTGCGGCGATCGCCTATGGATCCACGCTGTGCGCCGGACTCCTTGCCTATTTCGTGAGCCGTTGGGTATTTACCCAGTCGCTGTCCGGCGGCGGGCTCGAAGCCATCGGCGAGGGATCGGGCTCAGGTTTCGAGCCCTTCGTCTCCGTTGCCAAGAGCGCGGGGGACTCGGCGACCGAAATCGTCTTGCCACCTGCCTTGGATGTCATGACCGCACTGGTCTTGGCTTTCATCCTTGGCCTGGGCATGACCGCCTTCCGCTCGAAGGTGCTCTTCCGTGGCGTGGTTGAATTCCGCACCATCATCGAAATGGTGATTCGCCGCATCGTTGTTCCAGCTCTGCCATTGTTCATTTTCGGCATCTTCCTGGACCTTTCAGCCAGCGGCAGCGCGATCACCGTCGTCTCGAAGTTCTTGCTCGTCGCAGTGGTCTCCCTGGCCCTGACCCTCGTAGTGCTGCTGATCCAGTACTCGATTGCCGGCGCAATGAACAAGCGCAATCCTTTGGCAGCTTTGTGGGGCATGCGCGATGCCTACTTCACCGCGCTGGGCACCTCGTCGTCGGCAGCGACCATTCCGGTCACGCTGGCCTCGGCGAAAAAGAACGGCGTATCCGATGCCGTAGCCGGGTTCGTCATTCCACTGTGCGCCACCATCCACCTTTCGGGTTCGATGGTGAAGATTACCTGCTTCTCCATCGCGGTTCTCCTGCTCACCGGCGGCGACGTCAACTTCGGAGCCTACTTCCCGTTCATCTTGATGCTCGGCGTCATGATGATTGCCGCCCCTGGCGTTCCTGGCGGCGCGATTGCCGCCGCCGCGGGCCTGCTGGGACAGATGCTCGGCTTCGGCGAAGTGGAAGTCGGCCTGATGTTCGCCGCCTACATTGCCCTCGATAGCTTCGGCACCGCAACCAACGTGACC encodes:
- a CDS encoding phosphodiester glycosidase family protein; protein product: MTNSPQSQNTRTEQLAHEKAAKSKKPSRRTVLIGSLAVLASAGGGAGWALDRFVIEHVEQTGVTSAAATSATTASETAASVTDTSYTSNLAKINITKTVTGSGSNQVTYFAADLKLQQGTVLASAFAKDSFGENITETTSAIAENNSAVFAINGDYYGFRDTGIVIRNGVAYRDKGAREGLAFYKDGSAKVYDETTTNADTLVSEGVWQTLSFGPAVVKNSKQVDGIDQVEVDTNFGNHSIQGQQPRTAVGIIDEKHFVFVVVDGRSEGYSLGVTMPELAQIMLDLGCETAYNIDGGGSSTMFFNGQLVNNPLGRNQERGTSDILFIAGQGEMQ
- a CDS encoding bifunctional glycosyltransferase family 2/GtrA family protein, yielding MILLIPAYEPDEKLNQLIESLELQSNETILVLVDDGSGAESVEIFTYAQRQGAVLIQHPVNMGKGAALKTGFSFIAENFPGHDVVTADCDGQHAAEDIYAVARQVGSKKGIVLGEREFSGKIPLRSRLGNKVTTLFFALSTGTWLNDTQTGLRGFPAEVLEWLGSVDGERYEYELNMLLEARRKNIALESVKIQTIYLNDNESSHFRPIRDSIRIYAPLLKFSASSLAGFVVDTLLLMVFTAIFNNLLPAVVLARLGSAAVNYWINRQLVFAEGRSLPMRSTVARYALLALVLLALNYELLTLLSTAGIPLLFAKIVTEIVLFLASFSIQKRFLFRQRRQREVPIQNSQAGHLVNTESPQTGIER
- a CDS encoding carbohydrate-binding domain-containing protein, which produces MKRLFKAKALSSVAALSLALAMTGCASSGSGTTVSDVINATSSASSAATVAESTSSASGDSSVSATDVSEDTHFDEDDLQWDADTETTVDLADGSTKASGTGSDGVSVDGDTVTISAAGTYRLSGSLSDGKVVVAAGKEDVVRIILDNASISSSTGSAIQVDESNETLLYLEDGTSNSVSDASTYADTAEDAANAAIYSMADLTIAGEGSLDVKGNYQDGIVSKDGLVIASGQLTVTSADDGIKGKDYVALLGGHVEITATGDGIKSTNDTDADRGWLHQYGGQLNVSAGDDGIKAEQLLTLSGGAATVANSNEGLEAPTINLSGATVNVTASDDGVNATAGSSENAAQGGGGAMDASQDAHLNISGGKVTISAEGDGLDSNGDISITGGTTVVNGPTNGGNGALDSNGDISVDGGVLFAAGSDGMAEGLGETSKQSGVQASLGTTVDAGVAIHIVDSSGSVVASFVTSKATANVVYSSSEIVDGDTYSIYSGGTADVDAGLGAGSITDATKVATATAGEFESGMGGGMGGQGGGPGGQ
- a CDS encoding TetR/AcrR family transcriptional regulator, coding for MARTLAFDSSAVVKNARSVFWAKGFEAASIPELEAATGLSRSSIYNTFGSKRGLFDAAVQSYLDEIVRPRLQPLTADHVESNALIEYLDGLSSIFSQPDALPTSNGCLLINTANSPLSTDSHVSKVIQAYREELEAAFNRGIHASRSGLDPIVQQRLASTVTGLVIAAFALVRIAPAQARTLLQDAKTLVVCER
- a CDS encoding DUF1304 domain-containing protein: MIITALVLAAVAALIHVYIFFMESLWWTTAKVRATFGSTEAEAEATKEMAFNQGFYNLFLAIATFAGIIFHIAGQPAIGSTLVFTGTGSMLLAALVLIISSPSKASAAIKQGVFPLLAVIALVAGLAL
- a CDS encoding NADP-dependent oxidoreductase: MSETTSTQIHLASRPTGWPTNENFTVEHVELAVLNAGEVRVRNEFISVDPYMRGRMNDTRSYVKPFQIGEQISGGAVGRVIASEDSSLPVGTLVLHQLGWSDLVQAPAASFKEIPDLPGVPSSLRLHILGMTGLTAYVGLKAIAGLVEGETVFISGAAGAVGTAAGQIAKLMGAKRVIGSAGSAEKVELLTSKYGYDAAFNYKDGDVRGQLAAAAPEGIDVFFDNVGGDHLEAALAAFNDGGRAALCGAIASYNTTEPTPGPENMANLITRGLKLQGFTLSSYLNYGEEFSALMGQWFAEGKIAYDETIVDGIENTVQAFLDMMGGANTGKMLVRI
- a CDS encoding GNAT family N-acetyltransferase, with product MSYTLRKPALEDAMELAALHVACWKQAYSGLLPEGFFDAAHLQQRIGMWRRILGDPNPGFHLALACNEDGELIGFSFAAACSQDAVAVPEGIERQLYNLYLLNDHHGSGAGQQLIDAALGDQPAMLWVAEQNPRAIAFYKRNGFEFDGQAVQDPTAPLITDVRMVRLPELA
- a CDS encoding ATP-binding cassette domain-containing protein, whose product is MNLHPADAHDMIRVRQARENNLKGIDVDIPKRRITAFTGVSGSGKSSLVFGTIAAESQRLINETYTSFIQNFMPSMPRPDVEVLENLSAAIVVDQERMGSNSRSTVGTATDAYSLLRVLFSRYSSPSAGGAGAYSFNLGQGACPVCEGFGTEASIDLDELLDWDKTLNEGAIKAPNFTPGAWLWQTLTAGTQVDLDVKLKDLSKQMLDRLLYAEDGKVKLNGANMSYSGLITRIKSNYILSGREIKQAHIREWIDRISTTAPCAACNGSRLGEKARASKINGLGIADMAAMQVSELAGELARIQIADAAPLLTNLGAVLSSMVDLGLGYLSLDRPAGTLSGGEAQRVKMIRHLGSALSDVTYVFDEPTVGLHPHDIQRMNVLLANLRNKGNTVLVVEHKPEVIRIADHVVDLGPGAGTHGGTLCYSGDVPGLLASESLTGQHFSTRVPLNSLPRTSTGAMEIRGASTHNLKNVDVDVPTGVLCAVTGVAGSGKSTLIHSTISKREDVAVVDQSAIRGSRRSNPATYTGIMDPIRAAFAKANSVKPALFSANSEGACPGCKGVGFTYTDLVSMAGVALPCEVCEGTRFTAEVLNYTLDGLNISEVLDLSMEQALEQLKIPKAKPMLTRLNQVGLGYLKLGQRLNTLSGGERQRIKLAINLGKGSGTYVLDEPTTGLHMADVQNLLGLLDEMVDEGNTVIVIEHHLAVVAHADWVIDLGPGAGHEGGQIVFEGTAEALAASGTLTGIHLKQYADGSK
- a CDS encoding dicarboxylate/amino acid:cation symporter — translated: MKLLKSIPLLGWVLVAIVLGILLGPVMPVWLGSLFLTYNSIFSGFLGFVVPLIIFGLVAPAIAELGKGAGKWLGITAAIAYGSTLCAGLLAYFVSRWVFTQSLSGGGLEAIGEGSGSGFEPFVSVAKSAGDSATEIVLPPALDVMTALVLAFILGLGMTAFRSKVLFRGVVEFRTIIEMVIRRIVVPALPLFIFGIFLDLSASGSAITVVSKFLLVAVVSLALTLVVLLIQYSIAGAMNKRNPLAALWGMRDAYFTALGTSSSAATIPVTLASAKKNGVSDAVAGFVIPLCATIHLSGSMVKITCFSIAVLLLTGGDVNFGAYFPFILMLGVMMIAAPGVPGGAIAAAAGLLGQMLGFGEVEVGLMFAAYIALDSFGTATNVTGDGAVAMIMQKLTKGKLGAQPQSDEDEIVELADGSQNKAHQLGE